The sequence ATAATACTGAAAAAAATTGTTTGGTAGGATTTGAGCTTTTCAATTTAAAAGAACAATACATGGgcagcagatgcagctcagtggttgagtgcctgtttcccatgaggtcctgggttcaatccccagtgccttctaaggaaggaaaaaaaaaaggcacaactcacattttaattaaaaaaaaaaaaaagtagtaagatatatacaactcaaaatttctcattttaactgcTTTCGAATCatattttagggaagcggacttggcccaatggttagggcatccgcctaccacatgggaggtccgtggttcaaaccctgggcctccttgatgtgtgtggagatggcccatgtacagtgctgatgcgcacaaggagtgctgtgccatgcagaggtgtcccccgcgtagggagccccacgtgcaaggagtgcaccccataaggagacccacccagcgcgaaagaaagtgcagcctgcctaagaatggcgccacccacacagagagctgacacaacaagatgacacaacaacaacaacaacaaaaaagaaacacagattcccgtgccgctgacagcaatagaagtggacaaagaaggacatgcagcaaatagacacagagaacagacaactgggttggtgggggggttggggagaaaaataaaaaaataatctttaaaaaattttttaaaaatcttattttaatttgaaaacatTTCCTTCATGTTTATAAAATTACAGGGAATTATATTTCTTATTAGAAAGCTAAAAGGGTTGAAAATAACATCCATCTGATATAAACTGATGACAGCAGAGTACAGGGATAAAGATgtctatctttaaaaataaaaagatatcttTCCTTCAGATGAAATTGCTAATATTTGACTCATTGAaaattgaccatgattagtaaaGTGATCTGACCTATTTTCAGTTGTACTTTTTAGTATTCATAATGGTGTACTATTCAGTTTTCCTTAATTgagttcttgtttattttctccACAGATGTGAACAATACCATATCTTTGAAAGATTTGCGAATACTTTTTTTATATGAATTTAAACTGGGACATAATGCAGCTGAGGCAAGTAGAAATATCAATTTCGTCTTTGGAAAAGGTTCAGTTAGTGAAAGGACTATCCGGTGGTGGTTTGAAAAATTTCGTTCTGGGGATATGAGTCTGAAAAATGAGCCTCGTGGCAGACCCAGATCTGTTTTAAATGAAGATCAGTTAAGAGCTGTGGTGGAAGCTAACCCCAAAATGGCAATTCGAGCCCTTGCAGCCGACTTAGGAGTTTCTGCTACAACAATTTCTCGACACTTGGCTGCAATAGGGAAGGTGAAAAAATTGGACAAGTGGGTTGGTAGCACACCAGTTGATGGATGATTATAAACTGAGATGG is a genomic window of Dasypus novemcinctus isolate mDasNov1 chromosome 18, mDasNov1.1.hap2, whole genome shotgun sequence containing:
- the LOC131274336 gene encoding histone-lysine N-methyltransferase SETMAR-like, with protein sequence MATKSCPDCDQQVPVACKSCSCGYIFINRKLLKVKHTEKAPPFTDVNNTISLKDLRILFLYEFKLGHNAAEASRNINFVFGKGSVSERTIRWWFEKFRSGDMSLKNEPRGRPRSVLNEDQLRAVVEANPKMAIRALAADLGVSATTISRHLAAIGKVKKLDKWVGSTPVDG